One stretch of Leadbetterella byssophila DSM 17132 DNA includes these proteins:
- a CDS encoding FtsL-like putative cell division protein — MNQFRSRKAAPVAAPKKSWLSSSADWITLKLGLEQRLTPNALARILWMGALTIVYIYFQHNFDRLIRETERAEKILQEKRAMFISFKANYLYSSKQSEIEKKLEGKGFTNSQSPIKISNP, encoded by the coding sequence ATGAATCAGTTCCGTTCCAGGAAGGCTGCCCCTGTGGCTGCGCCCAAAAAGAGCTGGTTAAGTTCAAGTGCCGATTGGATTACACTCAAGCTTGGCTTAGAACAGCGGTTGACTCCCAATGCTTTAGCGCGAATTCTTTGGATGGGAGCGCTAACTATAGTCTACATTTACTTTCAGCATAATTTTGACCGCCTCATCCGTGAAACGGAAAGAGCAGAAAAGATTTTACAGGAAAAGCGAGCGATGTTTATATCGTTCAAAGCGAATTATCTGTACTCCAGTAAACAGTCGGAAATAGAGAAGAAATTAGAAGGTAAAGGTTTTACGAACAGTCAATCTCCTATAAAAATTTCTAATCCTTAA
- a CDS encoding peptidoglycan D,D-transpeptidase FtsI family protein: MSNSKIKDTFILRSWKVWGGLCVLAALIVFKIVQFQTTKKEELINLVKDTQMKERVIDAQRGNIYAADGVSILATSTPEYRMVLDPSVAKPEVFKENITPLAEKLSAYFKDKSAAAYKEKILNARKAGLRYIVINNKRLTYKEKSYLESFPLYDIGSVKGGGFFEESERRFHPFNTLAERTIGNLDKKDKKKGATGLEAEFDAYLRGIDGKGFYERLPGGYMKPVDLESDIASVPGQDIVTTLDVNFQDIAESALRAQVEKTQAKYGSVVLMEIETGEVKAIANLTRHTDSNGRIFFSDDINYAVTRGGDPGSTFKLASMLAILEKSNLKPDDFAVECKGSIRHKNVSFTCSHSHGELTVQQVFEKSCNIGIYALMKRTFGFGKSDEFYNYLKKFRLDQQTNFQLKGEPAPLIKSSSSKTFSGTTIPWMSIGYETRITPIQMLTFYNAVANNGYWVQPLLVKEIRAGNVTIQNLKAKKASDSFASKRSIEYVQQMMRGVVQNGTAKNIHYGECTTAGKTGTAQKRVEGAYQRGTYYTSFIGYFPANKPRYTAIVVIDEPIGQNVYGGDVCAPVFKTIADKIYAYDMGMHRTLVLKSEADKAASQIALSKATDQAAIARKLNFVKRPTGDGWLKPTVVKRDSVAWKEEKVEELSHLIGMTLRDALPILENKNYIVRYSGFGRISEVRNEGKVVNLVLR; this comes from the coding sequence ATGTCCAACAGTAAAATCAAAGATACCTTTATTCTCAGGTCCTGGAAGGTATGGGGTGGCTTATGTGTATTAGCTGCGCTCATCGTTTTTAAGATCGTTCAGTTCCAAACTACCAAAAAGGAAGAACTCATAAACCTGGTCAAAGACACCCAGATGAAAGAAAGGGTTATTGACGCCCAAAGAGGAAACATCTATGCTGCAGATGGAGTTTCTATTCTGGCCACTTCTACGCCGGAGTATAGAATGGTGTTAGATCCAAGCGTAGCTAAACCGGAGGTTTTTAAAGAAAATATTACTCCCCTAGCCGAAAAGTTAAGCGCATACTTCAAGGACAAAAGTGCAGCGGCGTACAAAGAGAAGATCTTGAACGCCAGAAAGGCAGGTCTTAGATATATAGTGATCAATAATAAGCGACTGACCTATAAGGAAAAGTCCTATTTAGAATCTTTTCCACTTTATGATATAGGATCCGTAAAAGGTGGAGGCTTTTTTGAAGAAAGCGAAAGGAGGTTTCACCCATTCAATACTCTTGCAGAAAGAACCATTGGTAACCTAGACAAAAAAGATAAAAAGAAAGGAGCTACCGGTCTGGAAGCTGAATTTGATGCTTATCTAAGAGGAATTGACGGAAAAGGGTTTTATGAAAGATTGCCCGGAGGTTACATGAAGCCGGTAGATTTGGAATCAGATATTGCCTCTGTTCCGGGCCAAGATATTGTGACTACATTGGATGTCAATTTCCAGGATATAGCCGAAAGCGCTTTGAGGGCGCAAGTGGAAAAAACGCAGGCAAAGTACGGTAGTGTGGTTCTTATGGAAATTGAAACAGGGGAGGTGAAGGCTATAGCGAACCTGACTCGCCATACGGATTCCAATGGTAGAATATTTTTCAGTGATGACATCAACTATGCAGTGACCAGAGGAGGTGACCCCGGGTCCACGTTTAAACTGGCATCCATGCTTGCCATACTGGAGAAATCAAACCTTAAACCAGATGATTTTGCGGTTGAATGCAAAGGTTCTATCAGACATAAAAACGTATCCTTCACCTGTTCCCATAGCCATGGAGAACTAACTGTTCAGCAGGTTTTCGAGAAGTCATGTAACATAGGAATTTATGCGCTGATGAAAAGGACGTTTGGCTTTGGAAAGTCAGATGAGTTCTATAATTATCTGAAGAAATTTAGACTGGATCAGCAAACGAATTTCCAACTAAAAGGGGAACCGGCTCCATTGATCAAGAGCTCAAGCAGCAAGACCTTCAGTGGAACCACCATACCTTGGATGTCAATAGGTTATGAGACAAGAATCACACCTATTCAGATGTTAACCTTCTATAATGCAGTAGCAAATAACGGATATTGGGTTCAACCTCTCTTGGTGAAGGAGATCAGAGCAGGAAATGTTACCATACAGAATCTCAAGGCCAAAAAGGCCTCTGATTCTTTTGCATCAAAACGCTCCATAGAATATGTGCAACAAATGATGAGGGGAGTGGTGCAAAACGGAACGGCCAAAAACATTCATTACGGAGAATGCACTACAGCCGGTAAAACCGGAACTGCACAAAAAAGAGTAGAAGGAGCATATCAAAGAGGTACCTATTACACTTCCTTCATAGGATATTTTCCCGCAAATAAACCTAGGTATACGGCCATTGTAGTGATTGATGAGCCTATAGGTCAAAACGTCTATGGTGGTGATGTATGCGCTCCAGTATTCAAAACCATAGCAGACAAGATTTATGCCTATGATATGGGTATGCACAGGACTTTGGTCTTAAAATCTGAAGCAGACAAAGCTGCTTCTCAGATAGCGCTTAGTAAGGCTACAGATCAGGCAGCCATAGCCAGGAAACTAAATTTTGTCAAACGTCCTACTGGAGATGGATGGTTAAAACCTACTGTGGTAAAAAGGGATTCTGTAGCTTGGAAGGAGGAAAAAGTGGAGGAGTTGAGCCACCTGATCGGTATGACCCTTAGAGACGCCCTTCCCATTTTGGAAAATAAAAACTACATTGTGCGTTATTCCGGATTTGGAAGAATTTCAGAAGTAAGGAATGAAGGAAAAGTAGTAAATTTAGTACTAAGATGA
- a CDS encoding M14 family zinc carboxypeptidase: MRSLFEAHERFKEKSLKIRRFKHKDLVGLFAKIPFEKTVVGTSYEGRPITKIKVGQGKRKILLWSQMHGDEATATMAIFDIFHFLQAKGDEFQGLRDSILNELELHFVPMLNPDGAERFQRRTAQEIDMNRDAVSLQCPESRILKSLVLNLKPEFSFNLHDQAKYYAVGNTGVQTTIAFLATAYNEAREWNAGRIKSAQVISCMNSALQEIIPNRVARFSDEFEPRAFGDNIQLWGSSLILVESGFYPSDEEKQYVRALNFQSILIGLQSIAQQSYTGYKIEDYESIPENNRVLLDLKIKNLAVGEGEFQYVTEVGVMQTEINSRNAKKFTLESVIEELGDLSVFSGISEWDAQGGRFRPISEFPELMKEYKIKNAPKCLKIGEPATFVVDFGNAQTLILDGKII, translated from the coding sequence ATGAGGAGTTTATTTGAGGCTCACGAAAGGTTTAAAGAGAAATCATTAAAGATTAGGAGATTTAAGCATAAGGATCTTGTAGGTTTATTCGCAAAAATCCCATTTGAGAAAACAGTTGTTGGAACATCCTATGAAGGAAGACCAATCACCAAGATTAAAGTAGGGCAAGGCAAAAGAAAGATTCTTCTGTGGTCGCAAATGCATGGCGATGAGGCCACGGCCACCATGGCTATTTTTGATATATTTCATTTTCTGCAGGCAAAGGGAGATGAGTTTCAAGGTCTGAGAGATTCCATTCTTAATGAATTGGAACTTCATTTTGTGCCCATGTTAAATCCGGATGGTGCAGAAAGATTTCAAAGGAGAACCGCTCAGGAAATAGACATGAATAGAGATGCGGTCTCATTGCAATGTCCGGAAAGCCGAATTCTTAAAAGTTTGGTCCTAAATCTAAAACCTGAATTTTCTTTTAACCTCCACGATCAAGCAAAATACTATGCGGTAGGGAATACAGGTGTTCAAACCACCATCGCATTTTTAGCTACGGCGTATAATGAGGCTAGAGAATGGAATGCGGGTAGGATAAAGTCTGCACAAGTGATATCATGCATGAATTCTGCTTTACAGGAAATTATTCCTAATCGAGTAGCCAGGTTCTCTGATGAGTTTGAGCCTAGGGCATTCGGGGATAATATTCAATTGTGGGGTAGCAGCCTTATCTTAGTGGAGTCAGGATTTTATCCTTCAGATGAAGAAAAGCAATACGTAAGGGCTCTGAACTTCCAATCCATATTAATAGGCCTACAGTCCATTGCACAGCAATCTTATACCGGCTATAAGATAGAAGATTATGAAAGTATACCAGAGAACAATAGAGTATTGCTAGATTTGAAGATAAAGAATTTAGCAGTGGGCGAAGGGGAATTTCAGTATGTTACGGAGGTTGGCGTGATGCAAACGGAAATAAATTCAAGGAATGCAAAGAAATTTACTCTTGAGAGCGTTATTGAAGAGTTAGGTGACCTATCCGTATTTTCGGGAATTTCAGAGTGGGATGCGCAAGGAGGTAGATTTAGGCCGATAAGTGAATTTCCGGAATTGATGAAGGAGTATAAAATTAAAAATGCTCCTAAATGCTTGAAGATAGGAGAACCAGCCACCTTTGTTGTAGATTTCGGAAATGCCCAGACCCTTATTCTTGATGGTAAAATTATTTAG
- a CDS encoding DUF3810 domain-containing protein has product MRKIALYSLPLQIILYAYLRTKTSWIESSFIPYVFQPLSAILRHISSIFPFSTGLLSIYLIGIYLLYKLFSQGKLGFKRFLREILVWLAPILFFYQITWGLLYYRMPVSQLLGYSTETPTVDELRSLCEDLVKETNALRRQFSDHTLQNITSEKVFENAPSYYENLNLPFLKYRIPSIKKATGSALLAYMGTSGIYTFWSGEANVNKINIDVDLPAVTLHEMAHQMGFASEDEANYLAWLAGRNSGDAVTAYSANYHVIWRALARLSNVDSTSSKILYKTLDSAVYRDAHRDHLAWKSYRNPLQQFIIAPIYDLFLKANGREYGIMSYDQVIDLMIFERRKLTNLPKDS; this is encoded by the coding sequence ATGAGAAAAATAGCCCTCTATAGCCTACCCCTACAAATCATACTGTATGCCTACCTAAGAACAAAGACTTCTTGGATAGAAAGCAGCTTTATTCCCTACGTATTCCAACCGCTTTCAGCTATATTAAGACATATAAGTTCTATCTTCCCGTTTTCTACCGGATTACTCAGCATATATCTTATAGGCATATATTTACTCTACAAGCTTTTCTCGCAAGGGAAGTTGGGATTCAAAAGATTCTTGAGGGAAATCCTGGTTTGGTTAGCTCCTATTCTCTTCTTTTACCAGATAACCTGGGGACTACTCTATTATAGAATGCCTGTTAGCCAACTTTTGGGCTACTCCACTGAAACGCCCACGGTTGACGAACTAAGAAGCTTATGTGAGGATTTGGTAAAGGAAACCAATGCTTTGAGAAGACAATTTTCTGATCATACACTTCAAAATATCACAAGCGAAAAGGTTTTTGAGAATGCCCCTTCTTACTACGAAAACTTAAATTTGCCATTTTTAAAGTACAGGATACCCTCTATCAAAAAAGCTACTGGCAGCGCACTATTGGCATATATGGGGACTTCCGGCATATATACCTTTTGGTCCGGAGAAGCAAACGTAAACAAGATCAATATTGACGTTGATCTACCTGCTGTAACCCTACATGAAATGGCACATCAGATGGGTTTCGCTTCTGAAGACGAAGCTAACTATCTTGCTTGGCTGGCCGGAAGGAATAGTGGAGATGCCGTCACCGCATACTCCGCAAATTATCATGTCATCTGGAGGGCATTAGCAAGGCTTTCTAATGTAGACAGTACCAGCAGTAAGATCTTATACAAAACATTAGATTCTGCTGTTTATAGAGATGCTCACAGAGATCATCTGGCATGGAAATCTTACAGAAACCCCTTACAGCAATTTATAATAGCACCCATCTATGACCTCTTCTTGAAAGCTAATGGAAGGGAATATGGAATCATGTCTTACGATCAGGTCATAGATTTAATGATTTTTGAAAGAAGGAAATTAACGAATCTTCCTAAAGATTCTTGA
- a CDS encoding trypsin-like peptidase domain-containing protein — MKLSNNLKTVLIAVMSTLLTLVGVKAYNKYVAKDVEFKTAESKSQDGMVSFTNFPAGKPGDFTYAAETSAPSVVHIKSIITRQYSRRSGSIFDYFFGFEDEAPRQQRQESSGSGVIISEDGYIVTNNHVIEGTSNLEVITYNKKSYTAKVIGSDPSTDIAVIKIEEKNLPAITFGNSDEVRIGEWVLAVGNPFNLESTVTAGIISAIGRNINILGRNQRGNPFSREQNQNAISPIESFIQTDAAVNPGNSGGALVNLQGHLIGINTAIASPNGSYAGYAFAVPSGIVKKVSADIIKYGDVQRGYVGIEPIELNSKNAREFDVKLDEGIYVNNVPENGAAKAAGIKKGDVIVKADGVEMRSEAKFRELIGRKRPGEKVVLTINRNGSVKDYTVTLRNNSGGEELVKKDPEASTAFGKMGMVLEDLSSDDLKRYNIRNGVKIKDIKETGLLSTNTNFEKGFIITSVGNQQVKSSKEVKEIINKAYENGEEGVLICGFYPGGGRGCDGIPIR; from the coding sequence ATGAAATTAAGCAATAACTTAAAGACAGTACTTATCGCGGTAATGTCTACTCTATTGACCTTAGTGGGGGTTAAAGCATACAACAAATACGTTGCAAAAGACGTAGAGTTTAAAACCGCTGAATCCAAAAGCCAAGATGGAATGGTATCTTTTACCAATTTTCCAGCAGGTAAACCCGGTGATTTTACTTACGCGGCCGAAACCTCAGCCCCTTCAGTTGTCCATATCAAGTCCATAATAACCCGTCAATACTCCAGAAGGTCTGGTTCCATCTTTGATTATTTCTTTGGCTTCGAAGATGAAGCTCCACGTCAACAAAGACAGGAATCCTCAGGATCAGGTGTAATCATTTCTGAGGATGGATATATAGTCACGAATAATCACGTGATTGAAGGCACTAGTAATCTAGAAGTGATCACTTACAATAAGAAGTCCTATACTGCTAAAGTGATCGGAAGTGACCCATCTACGGACATTGCCGTTATAAAAATTGAAGAAAAGAATCTTCCAGCCATCACTTTCGGTAATTCAGACGAAGTAAGAATCGGTGAATGGGTATTAGCCGTAGGTAACCCATTTAACCTTGAGTCAACCGTTACCGCCGGTATCATCTCTGCCATTGGTCGTAATATTAATATCTTAGGTAGAAATCAAAGAGGTAACCCTTTTAGCAGAGAACAGAACCAAAACGCCATTAGCCCTATAGAATCCTTCATCCAAACGGATGCTGCGGTTAACCCGGGCAACAGTGGAGGTGCATTAGTTAACCTTCAGGGGCACTTAATAGGAATTAACACGGCGATTGCTTCACCAAATGGATCCTATGCCGGATACGCATTTGCCGTACCATCAGGCATTGTTAAGAAGGTTTCTGCTGATATCATTAAATATGGGGATGTGCAAAGAGGCTACGTAGGTATAGAACCCATAGAGCTTAATAGTAAGAACGCACGTGAATTTGACGTGAAACTTGATGAAGGTATATATGTAAATAACGTTCCGGAAAATGGCGCAGCAAAAGCGGCCGGAATCAAGAAAGGGGACGTTATTGTCAAAGCTGATGGTGTAGAAATGCGTTCTGAAGCTAAATTTAGAGAGCTGATAGGAAGGAAACGTCCGGGAGAGAAAGTGGTTCTAACCATTAATAGAAATGGATCCGTAAAAGACTATACCGTAACCTTGAGAAATAACTCCGGGGGAGAGGAATTAGTTAAGAAGGATCCTGAAGCCTCCACGGCATTTGGTAAGATGGGAATGGTGTTAGAGGACCTTAGCTCAGACGACCTAAAAAGATATAACATCCGTAATGGTGTAAAGATTAAAGACATTAAGGAAACAGGTCTGCTTTCTACTAACACCAACTTTGAAAAAGGATTTATCATCACTTCCGTGGGTAACCAACAAGTGAAATCATCTAAGGAAGTTAAAGAAATTATTAACAAAGCATACGAAAACGGAGAAGAAGGAGTCCTGATCTGTGGATTCTATCCGGGAGGAGGTCGTGGTTGCGACGGAATTCCAATCCGTTAA
- a CDS encoding Hsp20/alpha crystallin family protein has product MKTLVRNYDSLFNEIFNTPAITPSANISESENGFEIELAIPGFSKDEFKIEVQDRLLTISSKKESATEEKKYLRKEFTSISFQRSFRLPKTVDSENITAQYDNGILVLTLPKLEEAKPKEPRLIAIQ; this is encoded by the coding sequence ATGAAAACGCTGGTTAGAAATTACGACTCCTTATTTAATGAGATTTTCAATACTCCTGCTATCACTCCTTCTGCTAATATTAGCGAAAGTGAAAACGGGTTTGAAATAGAATTAGCTATCCCTGGTTTTAGCAAAGACGAGTTTAAAATAGAAGTTCAAGATCGTTTATTAACTATCTCTTCTAAAAAAGAATCTGCCACAGAAGAGAAGAAATATCTAAGAAAGGAATTTACTTCTATTTCTTTCCAAAGGTCTTTCCGACTACCTAAAACTGTGGATTCAGAAAATATTACCGCACAATACGATAACGGCATCTTAGTTCTAACTCTTCCAAAATTGGAAGAAGCTAAACCCAAAGAGCCGCGTTTAATCGCGATACAATAA
- a CDS encoding acyl-CoA dehydrogenase, whose translation MTDSLNFSLSEEHKSIKEAARDFAQTVLLPGVIERDIACSFPKEEVKKLGELGFLGMMVDPQYGGSGLDTLSYVIAMEEIAKVDASVAVVMSVNNSLVCYGLDKYGSPEQKEKYLKPLASGEIIGAFCLSEPEAGSDATSQRTSAEDKGDFYLVNGIKNWITNGNSASVYLVIAQTHAELRHKGINALIVEKGQEGFLVGKKEDKLGIRASDTHSLNFNDVKVPKDRRIGEDGFGFKFAMSTLNGGRIGIAAQALGIAAGAYELALKYSKERKAFGKPISEHQAIQFKLAEMHAKIQAARWMVYKAAWDKDQGNSYIESAAMAKWYASEVAMWATTEAVQIHGGYGYVREYHVERMMRDAKITQIYEGTSEIQKLVIAREILKL comes from the coding sequence ATGACTGACAGTTTAAATTTTAGTTTATCCGAAGAACATAAAAGTATAAAAGAGGCTGCAAGAGATTTTGCACAAACCGTTTTGTTGCCAGGAGTTATAGAACGGGATATTGCTTGCAGTTTTCCTAAAGAGGAAGTAAAGAAATTAGGAGAGTTAGGATTTTTAGGCATGATGGTGGATCCCCAATATGGTGGATCAGGTTTAGATACCCTTAGCTACGTAATTGCCATGGAAGAGATAGCTAAGGTGGATGCTTCTGTGGCAGTAGTGATGTCTGTAAATAATTCCTTGGTATGTTATGGTTTGGATAAATACGGTAGTCCGGAACAAAAGGAGAAGTATTTAAAGCCACTTGCGTCTGGTGAGATCATTGGGGCCTTTTGTTTATCTGAGCCAGAAGCCGGATCTGATGCTACTTCGCAGAGAACTAGCGCTGAGGATAAAGGAGATTTCTATTTAGTAAATGGTATAAAAAACTGGATCACCAATGGGAATTCTGCCAGTGTTTATTTGGTCATTGCTCAAACCCATGCTGAATTGAGGCATAAAGGCATCAATGCCTTGATCGTGGAAAAAGGGCAAGAAGGATTTCTGGTGGGTAAGAAAGAGGATAAGTTGGGTATCCGTGCATCAGACACTCATTCTTTGAATTTTAATGATGTTAAGGTCCCAAAAGACAGAAGGATAGGGGAAGATGGGTTTGGTTTTAAGTTTGCCATGTCTACTTTGAATGGAGGTAGAATAGGGATAGCCGCTCAAGCATTGGGGATAGCCGCCGGAGCTTATGAGTTGGCCCTAAAGTACTCTAAGGAAAGGAAAGCTTTTGGTAAGCCTATATCTGAACATCAGGCTATACAATTTAAATTGGCTGAGATGCATGCCAAGATCCAAGCTGCCAGATGGATGGTCTATAAAGCAGCTTGGGACAAGGATCAGGGGAATAGTTATATTGAATCTGCTGCCATGGCGAAATGGTATGCTTCTGAAGTTGCTATGTGGGCCACGACAGAGGCTGTTCAAATTCACGGAGGGTATGGTTATGTGCGCGAATATCATGTGGAAAGAATGATGAGAGATGCTAAAATCACCCAGATTTATGAAGGAACTTCGGAGATTCAGAAGCTGGTAATAGCTAGAGAGATTCTGAAATTATAA
- a CDS encoding helix-turn-helix domain-containing protein codes for MEDYNKIIESLGVKFGKARHINILQPIQIKNFYDVENTLLVLYNGDVKIESVEEKVMAGDILFIPGGKPCTITYGTGEAKPVTYEEFMTQREVYFEPMTDPAEIGIVKNSFGLVAFEAKVFDSVNFFSSLDIPPFFIPQNTKLANLIKEILIEDFTDQPGRGRVISIKTEEAVIELIRHILRNQLFVEQLATNSTYFKDPRLIDIFTYIKNNLAGDLSNKQLANVANVSEDYVGQYFKILTGINPQDYIEYQRMEEAVNLLRTTKKSIRAIGAEVGYKDTAYFCRRFKMMFGIPAGKMRRRDSLMI; via the coding sequence ATGGAAGATTATAACAAAATAATTGAATCCTTAGGTGTTAAATTTGGAAAGGCTAGACATATTAATATTCTGCAGCCTATTCAAATTAAAAACTTTTACGATGTAGAGAACACCCTTTTGGTTCTGTATAACGGCGATGTCAAGATTGAAAGCGTAGAGGAGAAGGTGATGGCCGGAGATATTCTTTTCATTCCGGGAGGTAAACCTTGTACCATCACGTATGGAACAGGAGAGGCTAAGCCGGTAACTTACGAAGAGTTCATGACTCAGCGTGAAGTTTACTTTGAGCCTATGACGGACCCAGCGGAAATTGGCATAGTAAAGAATTCATTCGGTTTAGTGGCTTTTGAAGCTAAAGTCTTTGATTCCGTGAATTTCTTCTCTTCCTTGGATATACCACCTTTCTTTATCCCTCAAAACACAAAGTTGGCAAACTTGATCAAAGAGATCTTGATTGAAGATTTTACAGATCAACCGGGTAGAGGAAGAGTCATTTCTATAAAGACGGAAGAGGCTGTTATTGAATTGATCCGTCACATCTTAAGGAATCAGTTGTTTGTAGAACAATTAGCTACAAATAGCACCTATTTCAAGGATCCTCGATTGATAGATATCTTCACCTACATTAAGAATAATCTGGCCGGTGATTTGTCGAACAAGCAGCTGGCAAACGTGGCGAATGTATCTGAAGACTATGTTGGTCAATATTTTAAAATTCTTACCGGTATAAATCCACAGGATTATATTGAGTACCAAAGAATGGAAGAGGCAGTGAATCTACTTAGAACTACCAAGAAGAGCATCAGAGCTATTGGAGCGGAAGTGGGTTATAAAGACACCGCCTATTTCTGTAGGAGATTCAAAATGATGTTTGGTATTCCGGCAGGAAAGATGAGAAGAAGAGATTCTCTAATGATATAG
- the nadC gene encoding carboxylating nicotinate-nucleotide diphosphorylase, which produces MMINQEDLLKFINLALEEDVREGDHTSLSTVPADAIGKAKLLVKDTGILAGVELAELIFKTVDPRLKVEVLLKDGSPIKPGDIALYVEGPDRSILTAERLVLNCMQRMSGIATVTKSIVDRLEGTNCKVLDTRKTTPGIRLLEKWAVQIGGGVNHRFGLFDMILIKDNHVDYAGGIKEALQAAQNYVKEKGLKLDIEIEVRNLDELKQVLEVGGVVRIMLDNFNYGQIREALQIIDGRFPVEASGGITPENVREYAETGVDYVSMGYLTHSVKSLDLSLKAIK; this is translated from the coding sequence ATGATGATTAACCAAGAAGACCTTTTAAAGTTTATAAACCTTGCTCTAGAAGAAGACGTTAGAGAGGGTGACCACACTTCTTTATCTACCGTACCTGCAGATGCTATAGGCAAGGCCAAGCTACTAGTAAAAGATACAGGTATATTAGCTGGCGTAGAACTAGCGGAATTAATTTTCAAGACGGTTGACCCTCGACTGAAAGTTGAAGTCTTACTAAAAGACGGTTCACCTATCAAACCTGGCGACATAGCTTTATATGTGGAAGGTCCGGATCGTTCCATATTAACAGCAGAACGACTTGTACTGAACTGCATGCAGAGAATGAGCGGGATAGCAACGGTTACCAAATCCATTGTAGACCGTTTAGAAGGTACTAATTGTAAAGTCTTAGATACTCGAAAAACCACGCCGGGAATCCGTTTATTAGAGAAATGGGCGGTACAAATTGGCGGTGGAGTCAACCATAGATTCGGTTTATTTGACATGATACTGATCAAAGATAATCATGTAGATTATGCCGGAGGCATCAAAGAAGCTTTACAAGCTGCCCAAAACTATGTGAAGGAAAAAGGACTAAAGCTGGATATAGAAATTGAGGTCCGAAACCTAGACGAGCTAAAGCAAGTGCTGGAAGTAGGGGGTGTTGTGAGAATTATGCTTGATAACTTTAACTACGGACAAATCCGAGAAGCCCTTCAAATAATAGATGGCAGATTCCCGGTTGAGGCATCTGGAGGGATCACTCCTGAGAATGTAAGAGAATATGCCGAAACGGGTGTAGATTACGTATCTATGGGATATTTAACCCACTCTGTAAAAAGTCTTGACTTAAGCCTAAAAGCCATAAAATAA
- a CDS encoding polyprenol monophosphomannose synthase, giving the protein MKNLVIIPTYNEYENIESIIKAVFSLPEAFDVLIVDDGSPDGTAQIVKNLQEEYSGRLHLEERKGKLGLGTAYIHGFKWALARDYSYIFEMDADFSHNPKDLVRLLHACRDEGNDVAIGSRYIKGVNVINWPMSRVLMSYFAGIYVRMITRMPVMDPTGGFICYSRKVLQTIPLDKIQFVGYAFQIEMKFNAYLYKFKLIEVPIVFTDRTKGQSKMSTKIFKEAVFGVIMMKIWSLFKSFKRNDD; this is encoded by the coding sequence ATGAAGAACCTGGTCATCATTCCCACCTATAACGAATACGAAAACATTGAAAGCATTATCAAAGCGGTATTTTCGCTTCCGGAAGCCTTTGATGTATTGATAGTTGATGATGGCTCACCTGATGGTACAGCCCAGATCGTAAAAAATCTTCAAGAAGAATACAGCGGACGCTTACATTTGGAAGAAAGAAAAGGTAAATTAGGTCTTGGTACTGCCTATATCCACGGATTCAAATGGGCCTTAGCTAGAGACTACTCCTATATCTTTGAAATGGACGCAGACTTTTCACATAATCCAAAAGACCTTGTCCGTCTTCTTCATGCTTGTAGGGACGAAGGGAATGACGTAGCCATAGGTTCTAGGTATATAAAAGGGGTTAACGTAATCAACTGGCCGATGAGTAGAGTACTCATGTCCTACTTTGCCGGCATTTATGTTCGTATGATCACGCGTATGCCGGTTATGGACCCTACGGGCGGGTTTATTTGCTACTCCAGAAAAGTACTTCAAACCATCCCTCTAGATAAAATTCAGTTTGTAGGTTATGCATTTCAGATTGAGATGAAGTTTAACGCCTATCTTTATAAATTCAAACTTATAGAAGTTCCTATTGTATTTACTGACAGAACCAAAGGACAGTCGAAAATGTCAACCAAGATCTTCAAAGAAGCGGTATTCGGCGTGATCATGATGAAGATCTGGAGTCTTTTTAAAAGTTTCAAACGCAATGATGATTAA
- a CDS encoding DUF4296 domain-containing protein → MSEKEMSEIIFELKVLESKVDHFFLRTSDSTKVAYRYLQNKVFEKHGIDSTTYYESYDYYLQNKKKMLNILNAATKKLDEAEKEPEQKLEAVK, encoded by the coding sequence GTGAGCGAAAAAGAGATGAGTGAAATTATCTTTGAGCTGAAGGTATTAGAAAGCAAGGTAGATCATTTTTTCCTTCGTACCTCAGACTCTACAAAGGTGGCTTACCGTTATCTACAGAACAAGGTCTTTGAAAAGCACGGCATAGACTCTACTACCTATTATGAAAGTTACGACTATTACTTACAGAACAAGAAGAAGATGTTAAACATCCTGAATGCTGCCACAAAAAAATTAGATGAGGCCGAGAAAGAACCCGAACAAAAATTAGAAGCCGTGAAATGA